A window of Lepidochelys kempii isolate rLepKem1 chromosome 1, rLepKem1.hap2, whole genome shotgun sequence contains these coding sequences:
- the LOC140898168 gene encoding olfactory receptor 51E2-like has product MPSPNNTDFSPSSFILSGTPGLEVARFWLVFPLCSMYLVAIVGNGAVVFIVKTERSLHAPMYFFLCMLAAVDLALSTSTMPRMLSYLWFDWRKISFGDCLLQMFLIHSLSAVESTVLLVMAWDRYMAICHPLRHATILTNPMTAKIGLAAMARGVLFGLPLPLLILRLSFCGSNVLSHSYCLHQDIMNLACTSITANVVYGLTAILLVMGLDALLIALSYFMIIKAVLQLSSRKERVKAFSTCVAHLCVVLAFYMPLIGLSVVHRFGKGLTPLVQVVMGDIYLLMPPLLNPIVYGARTKQIRRRILRWILHH; this is encoded by the coding sequence ATGCCCTCTCCCAACAACACCGACTTCAGTCCTTCCTCCTTCATCTTGTCTGGCACACCCGGTCTGGAAGTTGCCCGTTTCTGGCTGGTGTTCCCTCTGTGCTCCATGTACCTCGTGGCCATTGTAGGCAACGGCGCAGTGGTGTTCATTGTAAAGACGGAGCGGAGCCTCCATGCCCCcatgtatttcttcctctgtATGCTGGCTGCCGTCGACCTGGCGCTATCCACCAGCACCATGCCCAGAATGCTCTCCTACCTGTGGTTTGACTGGAGGAAAATCAGCTTCGGCGACTGCCTGCTCCAGATGTTCCTCATCCACTCCCTGTCCGCTGTCGAGTCCACCGTCTTGCTGGTCATGGCCTGGGATAGGTACATGGCCATCTGCCACCCTCTGCGGCACGCCACCATCCTCACCAATCCAATGACGGCGAAGATAGGCCTGGCCGCTATGGCTAGGGGCGTGCTGTTCGGCCTCCCTTTGCCCTTGCTCATTCTTCGCCTGTCGTTCTGCGGCTCCAACGTCCTGTCGCACTCCTATTGTTTGCACCAGGACATTATGAACCTGGCTTGCACCAGCATCACAGCCAATGTCGTCTATGGCTTGACTGCTATCCTCTTGGTGATGGGCCTCGACGCGCTGCTGATTGCCCTGTCCTACTTCATGATCATCAAGGCTGTCTTGCAGCTGTCCTCGAGGAAGGAGCGTGTCAAGGCTTTCAGCACCTGCGTGGCCCACCTCTGTGTGGTCCTGGCTTTCTACATGCCACTGATTGGACTGTCCGTGGTGCACAGGTTTGGGAAAGGTCTCACTCCACTGGTTCAGGTTGTCATGGGGGACATCTACCTCCTGATGCCGCCCCTGCTGAATCCCATTGTCTATGGAGCAAGAACCAAACAGATACGCAGACGGATCctgaggtggattctccatcactga